A section of the Chloroflexota bacterium genome encodes:
- a CDS encoding alpha-glucosidase — protein sequence MAALKWWQKAVFYQIYPRSFADGNGDGIGDLPGIIGKLDYLQRLGIDAIWLSPHYPSPLFDCGYDISDYTGVAPEYGTLDDFRRFLDEAHRRGIRVILDLVLNHTSDQHPWFLESASSRDNPKADWYIWRDGKAGGPPNNWQSTFGGPAWEYVPARDQYYYHYFFKQQPDLNWRNPQVKEAMFRAARFWLDMGVDGFRLDAIGTIFEHPAMPDHPVPMNIGQLRHLGESAQTAEQRAECARLWDAMFQYQHSQPEVHDLMRELRALVDTYDGDRVLVGEDDNLAYCRNGELHMVFNFPLMRTERLTPAWVRKNQRERLSALARISPDAWPCNTLGNHDSPRVYNRFGDGVHDAELARLHLVLLLTLRGTPFLYNGEEIGMTDLMLTDIRQFRDVLGIWFYQAQVEELGVPPAIALERAARLTRDKCRTPMQWAHAPNGGFCPAVVEPWLPVNPNYADGVNVAEQDEDPASLLNFYRRALRLRRETPALVEGDYVPLNTRAQDYLAFLRRTGRQTCLVVLNFSARRLALHATGEARVLLSSRATGDDAAAPPLRPGAKLAILPYEAIVLEWGGAAPRIRGQAL from the coding sequence ACTACCTTCAGCGCCTGGGGATTGACGCCATCTGGCTGTCGCCTCACTACCCGTCGCCGCTGTTTGACTGCGGGTACGACATCTCGGACTATACGGGTGTGGCGCCCGAATACGGCACGCTGGACGACTTCCGGCGGTTTCTGGACGAAGCCCACCGCCGGGGCATCCGCGTCATCCTGGATCTCGTGCTCAATCACACGTCGGATCAGCATCCCTGGTTCCTGGAATCCGCATCCAGCCGCGACAACCCCAAGGCCGACTGGTATATCTGGCGCGACGGCAAGGCCGGCGGCCCGCCCAACAACTGGCAGTCCACGTTCGGCGGCCCCGCGTGGGAATACGTCCCCGCCCGCGATCAGTACTACTACCACTACTTCTTCAAGCAGCAGCCCGACCTGAACTGGCGCAACCCCCAGGTCAAAGAGGCCATGTTCCGCGCCGCCCGCTTCTGGCTGGACATGGGTGTGGACGGCTTCCGGCTGGACGCCATCGGGACGATCTTTGAGCACCCCGCCATGCCCGACCACCCCGTGCCCATGAACATCGGCCAGTTGCGACACCTGGGCGAGTCGGCCCAGACGGCCGAGCAGCGGGCGGAATGCGCCAGGCTCTGGGACGCCATGTTCCAGTACCAGCACAGCCAGCCGGAAGTGCATGACCTGATGCGCGAGTTGCGGGCGCTGGTGGACACCTATGACGGCGACAGGGTGCTGGTGGGCGAGGACGACAACCTGGCCTATTGCCGCAATGGCGAACTGCACATGGTGTTCAACTTCCCCCTCATGCGCACGGAGCGCCTGACCCCCGCCTGGGTGCGGAAGAATCAGCGCGAGCGGCTGAGCGCCCTGGCGAGAATCTCGCCCGACGCCTGGCCGTGCAACACCCTGGGCAATCACGACTCGCCGCGCGTGTACAACCGCTTCGGCGATGGCGTCCACGACGCCGAACTGGCGCGGCTTCACCTGGTTCTCCTGCTGACCCTGCGCGGCACGCCCTTCCTGTACAACGGCGAGGAAATCGGCATGACCGACCTCATGCTGACCGACATCCGCCAGTTCCGCGACGTGCTGGGCATCTGGTTCTACCAGGCGCAGGTGGAAGAACTGGGCGTGCCGCCCGCCATCGCGCTGGAACGCGCTGCCCGCCTGACCCGCGACAAGTGCCGCACCCCCATGCAGTGGGCCCATGCGCCCAATGGCGGGTTCTGCCCCGCCGTGGTGGAACCCTGGCTGCCCGTGAACCCGAACTACGCCGACGGCGTCAACGTGGCGGAACAGGATGAAGACCCCGCCTCGCTGCTGAACTTCTACCGGCGCGCCTTGCGCCTGCGGCGGGAGACGCCCGCGCTGGTAGAAGGCGACTATGTCCCGCTGAACACCAGGGCCCAGGACTACCTGGCGTTCCTGCGGCGAACGGGGCGGCAGACCTGCCTCGTCGTGCTCAACTTCTCGGCGCGGCGGCTGGCGCTGCATGCGACGGGCGAGGCCCGCGTGCTTCTCTCCAGCCGCGCCACCGGCGACGACGCCGCCGCGCCACCCCTGCGGCCGGGCGCGAAACTCGCGATTCTCCCCTACGAGGCGATCGTCCTAGAGTGGGGCGGCGCCGCGCCGCGCATTCGCGGACAGGCTCTGTAA
- a CDS encoding roadblock/LC7 domain-containing protein gives MTRSRTELMVSRLRDLQASTPDIEASAVVSVDGLIMASALPADVEEDRVSAMSAAMLSLGERIASELGRGLLEQVYIRGAQGYVFLSAVGEDAVLTVLARKDAKLGLIFLDMRRAAEDLAKLL, from the coding sequence ATGACAAGATCGCGCACCGAGTTGATGGTCAGTCGGCTGAGGGACCTTCAGGCAAGCACGCCCGATATTGAGGCTTCTGCCGTAGTCAGTGTGGACGGGCTTATCATGGCCTCGGCGCTGCCCGCGGACGTGGAAGAGGACCGGGTATCCGCCATGTCGGCAGCCATGCTATCCCTGGGCGAGCGAATCGCAAGCGAATTGGGTCGGGGCTTGTTGGAACAGGTCTATATCCGAGGCGCGCAGGGCTATGTCTTCCTGTCGGCGGTCGGCGAGGACGCCGTGCTCACCGTGCTGGCGCGGAAGGACGCCAAACTGGGACTGATCTTCCTGGACATGCGCCGCGCCGCAGAAGACCTGGCCAAACTGTTGTAA
- a CDS encoding CTP synthase, whose protein sequence is MTKYVFCTGGVVSSVGKGVTAASIGRLLKNRGLKVSIQKLDPYLNVDPGTMSPYQHGEVFVTVDGAETDLDLGHYERFIDENLTRANNVTTGQIYSEVIAKERRGDYLGGTIQVIPHVTNEIKRRIGQVAKESAPDVVIVEVGGTVGDIEGQPFLEAIRQMRKDVGRDNVLYIHLTLLPYIGSTGELKTKPTQHSVKELRSMGIQPDVIVCRSDYPVSSALKDKIALFCDVDREAVVPLETAETIYEVPLILEEAGLGSYVAARLGLSTGAADLTEWREMVNRIKAPKERLDIALVGKYVQLQDAYISVRESLMHAGFHRGVDVNIHWVNSEELEKGRGYDVLGQVDGIVVPGGFGYRGIEGKILAARFARENKVPYLGLCLGMQVMVIEFARHLVGSDEPNSTEFDHSTRYPVIDLLPEQRSISDMGGTMRLGVYPCRLVPGTRAAQAYGVPEVLERHRHRFELNNEFRDMLTKGGLIHSGISPDGRLVEICEVADHPWMVGSQFHPEFQSRPNRPHPLFVGFVEAAIRHKAARNAGSR, encoded by the coding sequence ATGACCAAGTACGTATTCTGCACGGGCGGCGTCGTCTCGTCGGTAGGCAAGGGGGTTACTGCCGCATCCATCGGGCGGCTGCTCAAGAACCGCGGCCTCAAGGTGAGCATACAGAAACTGGACCCGTACCTGAACGTGGATCCGGGCACCATGAGTCCCTATCAGCACGGGGAAGTGTTCGTAACGGTGGACGGCGCGGAAACGGATTTGGACCTGGGCCATTACGAGCGATTCATTGACGAGAACCTGACGCGGGCCAACAACGTAACCACAGGGCAAATCTACTCCGAGGTCATCGCCAAGGAGCGGCGCGGCGACTACCTGGGCGGCACCATCCAGGTCATCCCCCACGTAACCAACGAGATCAAGCGGCGAATCGGCCAGGTGGCCAAGGAAAGCGCGCCCGACGTCGTCATCGTGGAAGTGGGCGGCACCGTGGGCGACATTGAGGGCCAGCCCTTCCTGGAAGCCATCCGCCAGATGCGCAAGGACGTGGGCCGCGACAACGTCCTCTACATCCACCTCACGCTGCTCCCCTACATCGGCTCCACGGGAGAACTGAAGACCAAGCCCACCCAGCACAGCGTCAAGGAACTCCGCTCCATGGGCATCCAGCCCGACGTCATCGTGTGCCGCTCCGATTACCCCGTGAGCAGCGCGCTGAAGGACAAGATCGCCCTGTTCTGCGACGTGGACCGCGAGGCGGTGGTGCCCCTGGAGACGGCGGAGACCATCTACGAAGTGCCCCTGATTCTGGAGGAGGCGGGGCTAGGCTCCTACGTGGCCGCACGCCTGGGGCTGTCCACCGGCGCCGCCGATTTGACCGAGTGGCGCGAGATGGTCAACCGCATCAAGGCGCCCAAGGAGCGGCTGGACATCGCGCTGGTCGGCAAGTACGTGCAGTTGCAGGACGCCTACATCAGCGTGCGCGAGTCGCTGATGCACGCGGGCTTCCACCGGGGCGTGGACGTGAACATCCACTGGGTCAACTCCGAGGAACTGGAGAAGGGGCGCGGGTACGACGTGCTGGGCCAGGTGGACGGCATCGTCGTCCCCGGTGGGTTCGGCTACCGCGGCATTGAGGGGAAAATCCTCGCGGCGCGGTTCGCCCGCGAGAACAAAGTCCCCTACCTGGGCCTGTGCCTGGGCATGCAGGTCATGGTCATTGAGTTCGCGCGCCACCTGGTGGGCAGCGACGAGCCGAATAGCACCGAGTTTGACCATTCCACCCGCTACCCGGTGATAGACCTGCTGCCCGAACAGCGCTCCATCTCCGATATGGGCGGCACGATGCGCTTGGGCGTGTACCCGTGCCGACTGGTGCCCGGCACGCGCGCGGCCCAGGCCTACGGCGTGCCCGAGGTGCTGGAGCGGCACCGCCACCGCTTTGAACTCAACAACGAGTTCCGCGACATGCTGACCAAAGGGGGACTCATCCACAGCGGCATCTCGCCCGACGGGCGACTGGTGGAAATCTGCGAGGTGGCCGACCACCCCTGGATGGTGGGAAGCCAGTTCCACCCGGAGTTCCAGTCGCGCCCCAACCGGCCGCATCCGCTGTTTGTGGGCTTCGTAGAGGCCGCGATACGCCACAAGGCCGCCCGCAACGCTGGCTCCCGCTAG